The sequence CACGGTCCCGAATCCCGAGAAGCTGCCCGGCTCACTCGGCGGCCAGGACCAGCTGCTGGCCTCGCGCGACGAGGCGCCCTTCGCCTGCGAACTGCCGGCGCTGCCGCCGACGGTCATCGAGCCTTACGTGCCCGGCGCCGGCCAGTCAGCGGCGCCCTCGCCGGAGGAGATCCGGCGCGTGTGCGAGGCAGTGAAGCCGGGCGAGATCAACCGTGCCGCGCTGGCCTACAACTGCCCGCGGCTCGAACACTACGGCCTGTTCAGCGACCCCCAGGACCCGCGCTCCACGCCGAACGAGGGCGGCGTGCCCTTCGACCTGACCACGCCGCTGTTCTCCGACTACGCGATCAAGTACCGCGTCGCCTTCCTGCCGCCGGGCATGCCGGCCCAGTGGCGTGACCACACCAACGGTCCCAATGCGCATCTGCACTTCCCGGTCGGCACGGTCATCGCCAAAACCTTTGCCTTCCGCGACGGGGCCAGCGAGAACGTGGTCGAGACGCGGCTGCTGATCAAGCGCCAGACGCCGACCGGCCCGAGCTGGCAGGGCCTGCCTTACCTGTGGCGTACTGACGCCGGCGGCCGGCGCTACGCCACGCTGGAAATCACCGGCGCCAGCGCCAGCGTGCGCTGGGATTACGAGGATCCGGATCCGCGCGCCCGCAACAGCGCCGGGCAGCGCCCGCGCTACACCGGCGCCACGTCCGATTACAGCATCCCGCAGGCGGCGCAGTGCGTGACCTGCCACGCGCGCGAGGACCTGGAAGGCGGCAGTGCGCCCATCGGGCTCAAGCCGCGCGCGCTCAACCGCGACTACGACTACGGCGGCGCCATCGGCGTGCGCAACCAGCTCGCGTACTGGCGCGCCAGCGGCCTGCTGGTCGGCGGTCCGGCCGACCTGGCCGAGGCCGAGCGCCTGCCGGAGTGGAACGTGCCCGGCGCGAGCGGCCAGCCGCCGGGCTCGCCGGCCGACGTCGAGGCGCGCGCCCGCGCCTACCTCGAGTCCAACTGCGCGCACTGCCACAACCCCAAGGGTGTGGCCAAGAGCACGCGCCTGTCGCTCGACCAGTGGATCCTGTCGAACGGGGTAGTCACGCCGCGACCGGTCAACCGCGATTACGGCATCTGCAAGTCGCCGGTCGCCTCGGGCCGCGGCACCGGCAACCGCCTGTACGACATCGTGCCGGGCGACGCGCTCGCTTCGATCCTGGAGTTCCGCCTCGGTAACGCCGATGACGCCGCCGTCCGCATGCCGCCGATTGCCAAGAGCGTGGTACACGCGGAAGGCCATGCGCTCATCACGCAGTGGATCAACCTGCTGCCGCTGCCGACCACCCAGGACGACAACTGCTCCGGCGCCGCGGGCTCTTTGCCCGCGCCGCTGGGCGATCTGCTCGGCGCCCTGCCCGCACCCTGACTCAGCCTCACGCAAAACCGAAGTATCAGCCATGCGCCATTTCATTCCTGTGCTACTGCTTTCCGGACTTGGCACGCTAGCCGCCTGCGGCGGCAGCGGCGGTGGCAGTGCTGGCCGCGGCGGTGGCACGCCGCCGCCGAGCGCCGCCCCCTCGACCCGTTACGACATGGCCAACGCCTGCTTCGCGGTGCGCGACAGCGCAACCGGCATGTTCCTGCGCGCGGGCGAGGATGGCAGTGTCAGCCTCGATGCGGCAGAACTGGCCGCCGCCACACCTTTCTTCATGAAGCCCAGCGGCCTGGGCCGCTACCTGTTCTTCGATCCGGCACAGCGCTTCCTGTCGTTGCCGGCGGCCAACGACGCGCAGGCCGACCTCGGCATGGAGATCGTCCAGCAGCTCGGCTGGCATGTGGCCGGCGTCGGCGACCTGCTGCTGTGGCTGCCGCCGCAGCTCGACCCGGTCGGCAACGGCGTGGATCAGGCCGGTGATACGATTGCGGCACAGGCGTCGCAGGCCGATGCCTTCCGCGGCGCGCGCCGCCTGGCCATGACCGCCGAACCCTCCGATGCCTCGGAGTGGACGGTGCAGGAAAGCGGCAGGCACTTCACCATCGCCTCCACGCTGACCGGCGATCCGCTCGGCAATGCGCAGGGACCTGGCAGCTTCGACTTCGTGCCCGCCACCGGCTGTGCCGAGTTCCCCGAAGCCCAGCTCAATGCCACGGGCGAACCCTTCAAGGGCACCAATCCGGACGGCACGGTATTCGGCTATGCCGAGACACACATGCACCTCGGTGGCTCGATGATGCTCGGCGGGCGCATGAGCTACGGTGCACCCTTCCACAAGTTCGGCATCACCCACGCGCTGGGCAACTGCGCGTACGACCACGGCCCCAACGGCGTGCTGGACGGCCTCGACGCCTTCGTCAACCGCGAGAAGAATTTCTTCCCCCCGCACGACACGGTCGGCTGGCCGACGTACAAGGACTGGCCGAGCTGGGGCGGGCAGACCCACCATCAGACTTATTACATCTGGCTCAAGCGCGCCTGGATGGGCGGGCTGCGCCTGATGGTGAACCACTTCGTCGCCAACGAGGAGCTGTGCCAGCTGTGGCCGGTGCGGCAGTACGACTGCAACGAGATGCAAAGCATCGAGCAGCAGTACGACATGGTGCACGAACTGCAGGACTATATCGACGCGCAGTCCGGCGGGCCCGGCAAGGGCTTCTTCCGCATCGTCACCAGTTCGGCGCAGGCGCGGCGCGTGATCGAGGACGGCAAGCTTGCCGTGGTGTTGGGCACCGAGAACGAAAAGATCTTCGACTGCGGCGAGTATCTCGATGCACCGCTGTGCACGCGTGAGCACATCGATGCGCAGCTCGAAAAGTGGTATGCCAAGGGTCTGCGCGCGATCTTCCCGATCCACCTGCTCGACAACGCCTTCGGCGGCACGCGCCTGACCGACGACCCGGCGCTCTCTGCGCTGTACCAGAGCGCGAATATCGTGGCCACCGGCCACCCCTACGCCACCATTCCCTGCGAGGCACTGGACAGCCGTGCGCCGCACGGCGCCACGCCGGTGGACGGCCCGCGCGGCATCTTCGACACGCTGCTGCTGCAGGTCATGGGCCCGCCGCCGGTGCCGCCGCTGACCGGCTGCGTGCGCAACGCGCGCGGGCTGACCGAGCTGGGCGATTACTTCGTCAACCGCATGATCGATTACGGCATCATGATCGAGACCGACCACACCGGCGAGATCGCGCGCCGGCGCATATTCGACATCGCCGCTGCGCGCAACGTGCCGGTGCTGTCCGGCCATACCGGCGAGGTCAGCGAGGTCAAGGACAGCCGCCGCATCCTGGAAGTCGGCGGCATCATCTCCAACCTGACGGACGAGCCCTCGCCGGTCACCGTCGCCTTCATCCAAGACCTGGTCGCGCTGTACCGCGAGCTGCACGGCACGACCGTGGGACTCGCGACCGGCTTCGGCTCGGACATCAACGGCATCCACAACCAGCCGCCGCCGCGACCGGATGCTGCGGAACGTCCGCTGCAGTACCCGTTCAAGTCCTACGACGGCAAGGTGACCTTCGAGCGCCAGGTGACGGGCGAGCGCGTGTTCGACCTCAACACCGACGGCGTGGCGCACTACGGCCTGTACCCCGATTTCATCGCCGACATGCAGATGCAGCCGGGGGGCGAGGAAGCCTTGAAGTATGTCTTCCGTTCGGCCGAGGCCTATCTGCAGGCCTGGGCACGGGCCGAGGCGGCACGCACGCGCTGAAACTTGCAGTCACTCGACTTTTGAGCGCGATTCCACCCCGGCTCGGTCAAGATTCAGTCGAGCAGCGGCAATGCCAACTCACCCGAGAGCGTGACCGCGAACGGTACGCGCGAGCTGCTGGTGAAGTACTGGCCGTGACTGGTGTACAGCGCAAGGCCCAGCACATCGCCCGCCTGCAGGCGCGTGGCGACCACCGGCAGGTCGAGTGCGCGTGTGCCGGTGCCACGTAGCGGTCGCAGCTGGTCGTTGACCAGTTCAATGGCGCCACTCCCCGCACGCTGCACACCGATGCCCACGAAGACGATGGCATCAAGTGCCGGTGCGACGTCCGCGAGCGTGACCGTGAGCTGCGGCAGACCGGCCAGGTCGCGCGTGCGATCCAGCGTCGCCAGCGGCACGAACTGGGCGCCGTCGTTGTACAGATTGCCCGGTTCGAACACCACCGTGGTCGAGGGAAGGGTGAAGCGCTCGCCGCCGACGGGCATCCGATCCAGCACGCGCTCCGTCTGGTCGGTGACGGGGAAGCAGAACCTGGGGATGCTGCGCGCGGCCCCGGTGCGACCCTTGAGCTTTTCGTCGTACCAGGCGACTGTGGCTTCGAACGGATCGAGGTTGCCGCACAGGCTCGATGTGGGGTCGGTCTGGATGCCCTGCTGGTTGAACAGATGACCATTGGGGACGTAGATGACCCGCACGTCGGCACCCTGTGCGCGCAGGCACTGGGCGTTCTGCCAACCCTCGAGACCATCGAAGAGCGTGTCACGCGTGCCTTGCACGATCAGCGCATCGACGCGCGGGCCGGCGCCCTCTTCGCAGAACGCCACTGGTGAGTGACGCTTGAGCGTGTCCAGCACGTCCTCGGGCGGGGTGTTGGTTGCCAGCGTCTGTGCATACGCGCGCGGGATGAAGGGGTCCGGTCGCGCAAGCGCCAAGCCCGCGGCCGTGAGCAGGGTCACATGGCCCGAGCGCATCACGCGATCGGGGGCGAGCGAATAGCGCAGGTCGTACCAGGTCACCCAGGGTGCCACCGCCTTGACGCGCGGATCCTGCTTGGCGAGCGGAATCTGGAATCCGCCTCCGTAGCTGCCGCCGACCGCCCCGACCACGGCGCGCCCATCCCGCCGCGTCACCGGCAAATTGGCTTCGGCCCAGTCGATCACGACGGAGTAATCGCGGATTTCCTTGTCCGGGTCCATGATCCGTGCCTGGCCGCCCGAGTCGCCCCAGCCGCGGTTGTCCAGCGAAATCACGACATAGCCGGCACGCCACATGCGCGTGACCATGCCGTGATGCATGTCACCGTAGAAGTTGGTCGGGCTGTAGCTGAGATCGGCGGGTTGCTGCGTGCGCCGGTCGCCCCAGCCGTTACTATGCAGAATCAGCGGCGCGGTTTCCCCAGGCGCAAGCGCCGGCACGAATACCGTGGTCGCAATCGGCGTGCCGTCGAACGACGTCACCGTCTGATTGAAGTAACGGGGTTCGCTCGGAGAACCGCCATCTCCTCCTCCACTCGACCCGCAGGCAACCAGCGCCGCCGCTGCCAGCAAGCAGCACATCCGTTGCCATACGCAGAGAACGTCAACCATGTTGAACTTCACTCCAATGCTTGAGAAGTAGTATCCAGCGGCGCAGAGCCAGAATCAGCGTGAGTAACGCGAGCTCGATCCATTCGAGCCGTCCGCCACCACCTGCACCGCTAAGACGGATAAGGCCACTGCCTGAATCGTCCGGCCTCGCGCTTTCAGGCCAGGCGGCCAACATGCCCTGCATCGCAAAGGCATGCGCCCAGGAATGCGGTGCGCCATAGGACTGGGGATAGTCGCGGTCGAGGGTGGTCACTTCGCCGATCAGATTCGTCTCCGGTGCCGCATGGCGCGCCAGCCAGGTCATGACGACGCGCGCGCGCTCACGTCCATTGCGGAGCAGCCCCTGATCTTCCAGTTCGGACAGCGAAGTTGCAAACCAGCCCAGTCCGGTATTGTAGGGCTCTGTCACCAGACGCTCGCCGGGCGGACCATCCCACATGCGGGACCAAAAGAAGTCCATATGGCGTGCGGTCTTGCCCGCGTGGTCCGAGGGTGGCGCGAAGACACGCCCCGGCCACATCAGGCTCGTGTGATCCCAAAGGATGGGATCGAAGGAGGGATCCTGCTCGAACTGGTACTCACCGCCGATGAGAGGATTGGTGAGCCAGGCGAAGTAGCCCGGCTCTTCACGCCAGTAGTTCGGCACCAGCGCGGCACGAATCTCGCGTGCCCGCTCTGCCCAGGCGGGGTCGGCAGTCTCTCCGAGCCGGGCAGCGATCTCGATGGCGGCTTCTAGCCCCATGATCACGGCGACGTCGCCAGCAATGGTCTGGCCGGGCAGGAATCGATCCTCCTCGTTGCTGGCGAGATGACCGCCATTGCCCGGATCGGCCCAGACGCGCATGAAATCCCCCGCTTTGCGTATGCTAGGCCAAAGATCGCGCAGGAAATCGGCATCGTTCCACTGAAGGTAGTGCTGCAGCACCGCCCATACGAACAGGCCCGTACCATCCACCTGCCCGCCGAAGTAGGTCAGGGGAAGGCCCTCGTTGAGGGGCCAGGGCGTGCCGTTGTTGTAAGACGCACCGCCAAAGCCGCCATCCGGTCTTTGCAGTGCAGCTGTGCCCCGCAAGGCACGACGTGCCTCTTCCCGGTAGCCGAGGGCGCCTAGAATGTAGGCGGTTATCGAGGTATCACGCGGCCAGGCATGACCGTACGGTGGCTGACGGAAGGCCCCGGCGGACAACAGTCCGCTGGTGCGGTCGAGATTCATCCCGAGCACCAGCAGACTGCGCCAGAACAAGGCCTCGAGTGCAGGGCGCTGTGTGACGGGCATCCGAGCGAAATTCGGCCGCCGCTGAGCACGCTCTGTCCACTGCCACCAGTACCGATCCACGGTTTCGCGCTGCGCGACCACCTCCTCGCTCAGCGTGCTTTGCATACGCTCGAGGGCCGCGGACGCTGTCGGCCCAGCGGCGTTCACTACACGCACTGTGGCACTCGTATTCGGTGCAAGATCCAGATCCCAGGCCTGTGCTGCGTTGGCTGGCCCTACGACTTGGGCAATCGGCAGCCAATGGCCGCGCGTCGCAGCGGCATAGGCATCCGGCAGCGGCAAAGGACTGAAACCGACCGACAGGCTACGGTCGTTCACGGTCACGCTCGCGCCGTCGGACACCGCGCTGGTGTCCACACCCGCCATGCGGCGATCGGGATGTGGCTGGCCCCCCAGGGCAAAAGCCACTGGGACGTGCACCGCGCCATGTTCGATTGCCCGGTCGGAGATTCGAACAGTTTCGATGGGATAGTCGAGTACCGTGTCCCCGATCGAGCTCGTGGCGAGCGGCAATGCGAGATCGGTCGGGGTCAGGTTTTCGTAGTGGACCAGCTCGACTCGCCGGGCCATGCCGTGGTTCGTGATGCGCACGTTCTGGATCAGCACATCCCTGTCCGGCAGGACGAACGACTCGATCAGAGCCTCCAACGCCACGTCGGGCAGCACGACTTCCTGATGCAAGCGCAAGCTGCGCGTGTCGGCATAGCGGGTGCGATGCACAAGGGCGGGATCATCCAGCCAATAGAACCGACCATCGACGCGCAAACCGAAGCGCACGCCGCTGGCGGCGCTGCGCGCGCGGTCCTGAGCCTGTGGCTGGGTTTCGTAGCCGAACTGCCCGCCGTTCTGGTCGTAAAGAATAGGGCTGGGCCAGAACACGCCGATCGCCCGCGCTCCCTCGCCCAGCGTCACTGTCAAGCCGCCGTTACCCACCTGGCCACGGATCGGGGAATATGTCCAGTAGATCAACCCCAATGGGTCTGGCAGACCGTCTATGCAATCCGGGCTCACCGCCAAAGGTCCCAGCCGGGCGGCAGTCAGCTGCAAGCGGATGGTCAACGAACCCAGACATTCCGCGGCTTGCAAAGGCGCGGCAAGAGCGGCTGAGAACAAAAAAACCAACCACGACAGACGAGCGCGCCCCACATACCGCACGTTCGAATAACCCGACATCTCCTCCACCCATCCGTTCTTGACCGGGAGTGCTGTGCAGCCGGTCTATTTGTGACGCACAGGCTAGGAAACCCGCCTTGCATTGACAACGACATCATGTGACCCAATATTGGTCATTTCGTGACACCACCCCCGCACCAATCTAGAACCCTCGAACCTCAGGCCGCCACCCACGCAGGCTGGGTGATGCTCATTGCCAAACTGGTAACCGCCAGCGGCATACCTGCGCAAACGCTGTTCGACACGATCGGCATGACGCGCGCAGGGCTCTTCTCACACGCGCGCATCCCCCAGCGCAGTATCACGGCCCTATGGCGAGCGGCGGAACAACTGACGGGGCGCCGGGATATTGGCCTGGATGTGCTCGACCATTTCCACATCGCGGCACTTGGGCCGTTGGCCTACGAACTGCTCGCCGCTGCGACTTTCCGCGAGGCCGCAAACGATTTTCTGCGTCATGCGACACTCATCAGCGAAACTTGGCAATTCACGCTTTGTGAGCGCAAAGGACGCGCGCGCATCGTCATCGCGACGCGCGATTCCCAGGCCGAGGTTTCACACCATTCTTACGATGCGATCATTGCCGCCGCCCTACGCTTTACCCGTGACTGGTTGAGCGGCGGCAACGTCACCTTTGACGAGATCTGGTTCCGCCATCCGGATTTCGGTCTAGCTACCCGTTATCGAGAGCGACTGGGATGTCGATGCCGGTTTGGCGCCACAGAGTATGCATTGTGCTTCGACGCGGCGCTCCTCGACACGCCCATGCCTGCTGCCGACCACGAAGTGCATGGCGCGCTGGATCAGCGATTGCAACGTCAGATGGAGCGGCTGGATCCTTTCAGCGCGCGTGTTGAGCGCGCCCTGCGGGAAATCCTGCGCGCTGGCGCAAAGCCCAGACGGGCGATCGTGGCCACTCGCCTTGGACTGGGCGAGCGCACGATGCTGCGCCGCCTGAGTGCAGAATCGGAAACCTTCTCGAAGCTCAGCCGTCGTGTCCGTGAGCAGCTCGCGCGCGAATCACTAGCCGCCGGAGCCACCCTGGCCCAGACAGCCGAGCAACTCGGTTATGCGGATGCCGCAAGCCTGAACAAGGCACTCAAACGTTGGACGGGGGGCGGAGCACGTAGCCTGCGTCACCACAAAGACCACTGAAACAGGCCCACCAACAACGTTGCTGCTGCCGCAGGCCGCGCCACAGATTCCAATCACTAGGCCAGGCACTTCAACCCGGAGTCCGGCGCAGTTTTTCGGTCAGTGCTTGGCCGTTGCGCCGGCATGTTGCGGCGCAGCAGCCAATGACGACGACCCATCGCTGATTGTTACATTGCTCACTGTCACATTGACAGGAGGAGCACATGGACACGCCTGCCACCGCCCCCGCGAGCCCGCACCCGATGCCGGTACGCCGCGACCTCAGGTTCGGCCTG comes from Nevskiales bacterium and encodes:
- a CDS encoding AraC family transcriptional regulator ligand-binding domain-containing protein, encoding MLIAKLVTASGIPAQTLFDTIGMTRAGLFSHARIPQRSITALWRAAEQLTGRRDIGLDVLDHFHIAALGPLAYELLAAATFREAANDFLRHATLISETWQFTLCERKGRARIVIATRDSQAEVSHHSYDAIIAAALRFTRDWLSGGNVTFDEIWFRHPDFGLATRYRERLGCRCRFGATEYALCFDAALLDTPMPAADHEVHGALDQRLQRQMERLDPFSARVERALREILRAGAKPRRAIVATRLGLGERTMLRRLSAESETFSKLSRRVREQLARESLAAGATLAQTAEQLGYADAASLNKALKRWTGGGARSLRHHKDH
- a CDS encoding CocE/NonD family hydrolase, yielding MTSFDGTPIATTVFVPALAPGETAPLILHSNGWGDRRTQQPADLSYSPTNFYGDMHHGMVTRMWRAGYVVISLDNRGWGDSGGQARIMDPDKEIRDYSVVIDWAEANLPVTRRDGRAVVGAVGGSYGGGFQIPLAKQDPRVKAVAPWVTWYDLRYSLAPDRVMRSGHVTLLTAAGLALARPDPFIPRAYAQTLATNTPPEDVLDTLKRHSPVAFCEEGAGPRVDALIVQGTRDTLFDGLEGWQNAQCLRAQGADVRVIYVPNGHLFNQQGIQTDPTSSLCGNLDPFEATVAWYDEKLKGRTGAARSIPRFCFPVTDQTERVLDRMPVGGERFTLPSTTVVFEPGNLYNDGAQFVPLATLDRTRDLAGLPQLTVTLADVAPALDAIVFVGIGVQRAGSGAIELVNDQLRPLRGTGTRALDLPVVATRLQAGDVLGLALYTSHGQYFTSSSRVPFAVTLSGELALPLLD
- a CDS encoding glycoside hydrolase family 15 protein; the protein is MSGYSNVRYVGRARLSWLVFLFSAALAAPLQAAECLGSLTIRLQLTAARLGPLAVSPDCIDGLPDPLGLIYWTYSPIRGQVGNGGLTVTLGEGARAIGVFWPSPILYDQNGGQFGYETQPQAQDRARSAASGVRFGLRVDGRFYWLDDPALVHRTRYADTRSLRLHQEVVLPDVALEALIESFVLPDRDVLIQNVRITNHGMARRVELVHYENLTPTDLALPLATSSIGDTVLDYPIETVRISDRAIEHGAVHVPVAFALGGQPHPDRRMAGVDTSAVSDGASVTVNDRSLSVGFSPLPLPDAYAAATRGHWLPIAQVVGPANAAQAWDLDLAPNTSATVRVVNAAGPTASAALERMQSTLSEEVVAQRETVDRYWWQWTERAQRRPNFARMPVTQRPALEALFWRSLLVLGMNLDRTSGLLSAGAFRQPPYGHAWPRDTSITAYILGALGYREEARRALRGTAALQRPDGGFGGASYNNGTPWPLNEGLPLTYFGGQVDGTGLFVWAVLQHYLQWNDADFLRDLWPSIRKAGDFMRVWADPGNGGHLASNEEDRFLPGQTIAGDVAVIMGLEAAIEIAARLGETADPAWAERAREIRAALVPNYWREEPGYFAWLTNPLIGGEYQFEQDPSFDPILWDHTSLMWPGRVFAPPSDHAGKTARHMDFFWSRMWDGPPGERLVTEPYNTGLGWFATSLSELEDQGLLRNGRERARVVMTWLARHAAPETNLIGEVTTLDRDYPQSYGAPHSWAHAFAMQGMLAAWPESARPDDSGSGLIRLSGAGGGGRLEWIELALLTLILALRRWILLLKHWSEVQHG